In Shewanella sp. MR-4, the genomic stretch ATCTAGTGTATGAATCAATCTCAGATCTGGCGAAACGCCATCAACTGACCGATACCACGGCGCTGATGCTGAACTTCCGCTACGGCATAGAGAAAGGCCTGCGTAAGATCATGTCGAAGATGGGGATCAGCACCGTCGGCTCCTACCGTTGTAGCCAACAGTTTGAGGCCATTGGTATTGCCAGCGATGTAATTGAACTCTGCTTTAAAGGGGTAGTGAGCCGCATCGAAGGCGCCAGCTTTGAGGATATCGCTCAAGATCAAGCGCTGCTGCATAAGGCCGCTTACCGCGCCCATGTGCCGCTGCCACAAGGCGGTTTACTCAAATACGTTGATGGCGGTGAGTACCACTGCTTCAACCCAGATGTGGTCAACACGCTGCAAGCATCCTTAATCGACAAGAATTTTGCGACCTATAAGAAGTTCGCCGAATTAGTCGATAACCGCCCAGTCGCCACCCTAAGGGATTTGATTGGCATTAAGGCTGACCAAGCCGCGATTGAACTGGATAAGGTCGAGGCTGCCAGCCACTTATTCCCACGCTTTGACAGCGCGGCCATGAGTATCGGCGCCCTAAGCCCCGAGGCCCATGAGGCATTAGCCATCGCCATGAACCGTTTAGGTGGCCGCTCTAACTCGGGCGAAGGTGGTGAAGATGCTCGCCGTTTTAATACCGAACGTAACTCGGCGATTAAACAAATTGCGTCGGCACGTTTTGGCGTAACCGCCCATTACCTAGTCAATGCCGATGTGCTGCAGATTAAAGTTGCACAGGGCGCAAAACCCGGTGAAGGCGGACAACTGCCAGGCCATAAGGTGAGTGTGGAAATTGCAGGGCTGCGCCACGCGCGCCCAGGTGTAACCTTGATTTCACCACCACCACACCATGATATTTACTCTATCGAAGACTTAGCACAGCTGATTTTCGACTTAAAACAAATCAATACCAAGGCACTGATCTCCGTGAAGTTAGTGTCTGAGCCTGGTGTCGGCACTATCGCCACGGGTGTGGCAAAAGCCTACGCCGATATGATCACTATTTCTGGCTACGATGGCGGCACGGGCGCAAGCCCTATCACCTCGGTGAAATACGCCGGCAGCCCATGGGAACTCGGCCTTGCCGAAGTGCATCAATCTCTGGTGGAAAATGGTCTGCGCCATAAGATCCGCTTGCAGGTCGATGGCGGCCTAAAAACCGGTACCGATGTTATCAAGGCGGCCTTACTCGGCGCCGAGAGCTTCGGATTCGGGACTGTGCCCATGATTGCCTTAGGTTGTAAGTACCTGCGTATTTGCCACCTGAACAACTGCGCAACCGGTGTCGCGACTCAGGACAAGAAACTGCGCGATAACCACTACCACGGCTTACCAGAGCGAGTGATGACTTACTTTGAGTTTGTCGCCGAGGAAGTGCGCGAATGGATGGCAACGCTAGGGGTCAGCAAGTTCGAAGACTTAGTCGGCCGCAGTGAGTGGCTACATACCTTGGAAGGCCAGACCGATAAGCAACGTGGACTCGATTTAGCGCCGATCCTGTATCAGCCAAAGGTCAGAGCCAGCACCTCGCGCACTTGGCAGGAAACCAATCCACCAGCGGATTTAGGCTTACTCAACCAACATCTGCTCAACGAGTGCCAGAATGCGGTCGATAAGGGCGAGTGTTTCGATGCCGCATACAGTATCAACAATACTGACCGCTCAGTGGGCGCACGCCTATCGGGCTATATCGCCAGCACCCTTGGCGTTAAAGGCACTAAGGCCCCGATTAAACTCAGCTTTAATGGCAGTGCCGGCCAAAGCTTTGGGGTATGGAACAGCCCAGGTCTTGAACTCAAGCTCTGCGGTGATGCCAACGACTACGTCGGTAAAGGCATGTCGGGCGGCAAGATTGTGATTTATCCACCGCTAGGGAGCCCGTTCCAGAGCGAGCGCAGCGCGATTGTCGGTAACACTTGTCTGTATGGCGCGACTGGCGGACGCTTCTTCGCAGCGGGTCAAGCGGGTGAACGCTTCGCGGTACGTAACTCGGGCGCCATCGCCGTAGTTGAAGGCTTAGGCGATAACGGCTGCGAATACATGACCAGCGGTATCGTTGTTGTGCTCGGCAAAACCGGGGTTAACTTCGGCGCAGGGATGACGGGCGGTTTTGCCTATGTCTTCGACCAATTTGGCCGCTTTAACCGCCGCGTGAATAACGAGCTTGTCGATACCCAAAAACTCGAGTCTCCTATCCATCAACAGCATTTGAAAGGCTTGATTGAAGAGCATGTGGCCGAGACCGGCAGTGAGCACGCGAAGATGATCTTAAGCGACTTTGCCAACTGGTTAGATTGCTTTGTTTTAGTGAAACCGAAAAATATCGCCGTTGCAGATCTGCTCAAATTAGAGCAATCGAGCCCGGAACTAGCAGTTAAAGCGGGGTAATAGCAGATGAGTAACGATTTTCAATTTATTGAAGTGGGTCGTAAAGACCCAACTAAACACCCTGCAGCAAAGCGTTCGACTCAGTTTATTGAGATTTATCAGCCCTTTGCTCAAGCTCAGGTGACTGAACAGGCGGACCGTTGTCTGGATTGCGGTAACCCTTATTGTGAGTGGAAATGCCCGCTGCACAACTATATTCCCAACTGGCTAAAGCTGGCACAGCAGGGCCGGATCATGGAGGCGGCGGACTTAGTCCATGAAACCAATACCCTGCCCGAGATCTGCGGCCGCGTCTGTCCACAGGACAGACTCTGTGAAGGGGCTTGTACCCTAAACGCCGACTTTGGCGCCGTGACTATCGGTAATGTCGAGAAATACATTACCGATACCGCCATCGCCCAAGGCTGGCGTCCGGATATGAGCAAGGTCACGCCGCGCAAGGAAAAGGTCGCGATTGTGGGCGCTGGCCCTGCAGGTTTAGGCTGCGCCGATATTCTTGCCCGTAATGGGGTTAAGGCTGTGGTGTTTGATAAGTATCCCCAGATTGGTGGCCTGCTGACCTACGGTATTCCCTCCTTTAAACTGGATAAAGCCGTGATGGCAACTCGCCGCACTGTGTTAGAAGGCATGGGCATCGAGTTCAAGCTGGGCGTCACTGTGGGTAAGGACGTCGCCTTTAACCAGCTGCTTGAGGAATACGATGCTGTCTTCCTCGGTATGGGGACCTACACCGCCATGAAAGCGGGCCTT encodes the following:
- the gltB gene encoding glutamate synthase large subunit → MSLYHPSFERDNCGFGLIAQMDGEASHRIVRTAIHGLDRMKHRGGIASDGRTGDGCGLLMQLPLQFFEAIAAENDWHLSRKFAVGMLFLSQDEELADQAKFILERELERETLSIAGWRKVPVNPEVLGEIGKSSLPQIYQVLINAPIGWREKDLERRLYMARRRLEQQITDDKDFYVASLSGQVIVYKGLMMPADLPAFYPDLADIRLKSSICLFHQRFSTNTSPKWPLAQPFRYLAHNGEINTITGNRQWARARAYKFNSPLLPDLQQAAPFVNETGSDSSSLDNMLEMLLSGGMDLYRAMRLLIPPAWQSNPEMDDELKAFYDFNSMHMEPWDGPAGIVMTNGRHAACAVDRNGLRPSRYVITKDRILTLASEVGIWDYAADEVIEKGRVGPGELLVLDTLNGRLYQSFEIDNDLKRRHPYKEWMAKNSRTLIPAEQLATEQHGASELSAEQLLQYQKQFGYTREELEQVIWVLAKQGEEATGSMGDDTPMAVLSKKSRSLYDYFRQKFAQVTNPPIDPLREKHVMSLATCIGREQNLFNETTGHAYRVMFNSPILLFSDFNQLLGLDSTYYRANIVDLNYDPKEGLEHAIRRITSEAERLARSGTTLLILSDRAIDKSAQVIPAAMAVGAVQQMLVSKSLRCDTNIIVETASARDPHHFAVLLGFGATAIYPYLVYESISDLAKRHQLTDTTALMLNFRYGIEKGLRKIMSKMGISTVGSYRCSQQFEAIGIASDVIELCFKGVVSRIEGASFEDIAQDQALLHKAAYRAHVPLPQGGLLKYVDGGEYHCFNPDVVNTLQASLIDKNFATYKKFAELVDNRPVATLRDLIGIKADQAAIELDKVEAASHLFPRFDSAAMSIGALSPEAHEALAIAMNRLGGRSNSGEGGEDARRFNTERNSAIKQIASARFGVTAHYLVNADVLQIKVAQGAKPGEGGQLPGHKVSVEIAGLRHARPGVTLISPPPHHDIYSIEDLAQLIFDLKQINTKALISVKLVSEPGVGTIATGVAKAYADMITISGYDGGTGASPITSVKYAGSPWELGLAEVHQSLVENGLRHKIRLQVDGGLKTGTDVIKAALLGAESFGFGTVPMIALGCKYLRICHLNNCATGVATQDKKLRDNHYHGLPERVMTYFEFVAEEVREWMATLGVSKFEDLVGRSEWLHTLEGQTDKQRGLDLAPILYQPKVRASTSRTWQETNPPADLGLLNQHLLNECQNAVDKGECFDAAYSINNTDRSVGARLSGYIASTLGVKGTKAPIKLSFNGSAGQSFGVWNSPGLELKLCGDANDYVGKGMSGGKIVIYPPLGSPFQSERSAIVGNTCLYGATGGRFFAAGQAGERFAVRNSGAIAVVEGLGDNGCEYMTSGIVVVLGKTGVNFGAGMTGGFAYVFDQFGRFNRRVNNELVDTQKLESPIHQQHLKGLIEEHVAETGSEHAKMILSDFANWLDCFVLVKPKNIAVADLLKLEQSSPELAVKAG
- a CDS encoding FAD-dependent oxidoreductase, which gives rise to MSNDFQFIEVGRKDPTKHPAAKRSTQFIEIYQPFAQAQVTEQADRCLDCGNPYCEWKCPLHNYIPNWLKLAQQGRIMEAADLVHETNTLPEICGRVCPQDRLCEGACTLNADFGAVTIGNVEKYITDTAIAQGWRPDMSKVTPRKEKVAIVGAGPAGLGCADILARNGVKAVVFDKYPQIGGLLTYGIPSFKLDKAVMATRRTVLEGMGIEFKLGVTVGKDVAFNQLLEEYDAVFLGMGTYTAMKAGLEGEDAQGVYQALPYLIGNTHHLMGSSNPDTPYLNLAGKRVVVLGGGDTAMDCVRTAVRQGASSVICAYRRDEANMPGSRREVQNAREEGVNFLFNRQPVAIKTQDGKVVGVECVETQMGKADASGRQRAEAIEGSEQLLDADAVIIAFGFQPSPAPWFADYGIELDQWGRVKASKQADNPFQTTNPKVFAGGDMVRGSDLVVTAIAEGRDAAQGILNYLD